The nucleotide window ACCCGCCTGGGCGAAACCGGCTATTTCTTCGTCGTCGACCTTGCGGAAGGCGACCACCAGGGCATGCTCGCCGCCCATCCGACCAGCCAGGAATCCCCCTACACCGTGGTCGTGGACGCGGGCTCGCAGCCGGCGATGAAGGCCCTGCTCGAACAGGACCACGGCCATGCGGTGCTCGACATCGCCCCCAAGGCCGGCGACAAGGCCGAACCCGCCGTGGTCGCGGTGAAACGCTTCGCCCCCTGGAAATGGGCGCTCGTCGCCGTGGAGCCGCGCGAAACCGTACTGGCGTCCAGTCGCGCCCTGACGGCCAGCATCCTGGCGTTGTCGATGCTCGCGCTCGTCGTGATCGCCGCGCTGACCTGGATCGGCGTACGCCGCGTGGTCTCCCACCCGTTGCGCGCCGCGGTGGAGATCGCCGAACACGTCGCCGCCGGCAAGCTGGACGGCAGCATCGACACCCGCCGCCAGGATGAAGTGGGTCAGTTGTTGACCGCGATGCATCACGTGCAGACGCAGGTCGTGTCGGTGATCGGCGCGCAGACCGAGATGACCCGCCAGCACGACGAAGGGGCGATCAGTTACCGCATCGACGACAGCCGTTTCCCGGGCGAGTACGGCAGCATGGTCCGTGCCACCAATGCGCTGGTGGCCTCGCACATCGCGGTCAAGATGCGCCTGGTCGAGGTCATGCAGCGGTACGCCGTCGGCGACCTGTCGGTGGACATGGACCGCCTGCCTGGCGAAAAGGCGGTGCTGACGCAGACGATGGACGCGACCAAGGCCAGCCTGTCGGCGATCAATGGCGAGATCAAGCGCCTGGCATCGGCCGCTGCCGCAGGCGACTTCTCGCACCGCGGCGATGCCGGCAAGTATGAGTACGACTTCCGCGAGATGGTCGACGGCCTGAACCGCCTGATGGAAACCACCGACGGCAACCTGGGCGACGTGTCCGAGCTGCTGCAGGCCATCGCCCGCGGCGACCTGACCGCGCGGATGGAAGGCGACTTCCACGGCGTGTTCGCCACGATGCGCGACGACGCCAATGCGACGGTGGCCCAGCTGACCGAGATCGTCGGCCACATCCAGGATGCCTCGCGCAACATCAACACGGCAGCCGGTGAGATCGCCTCCGGCAACCTGGACCTGTCGCGTCGCACCGAACAGCAGGCCGCCAACCTGGAAGAGACCGCCGCCTCGATGGAGGAACTGACCTCCACCGTGCGCCAGAACGCCGAATCGGCCCGCCAGGCCAATCAGCTGGCCATCGGCGCCGCCGGTGTCGCTTCCCAGGGCGGTGAAGTCGTCGGCAAGGTGGTCTCCACCATGACCGACATCGAACAGTCCTCCAAGAAGATCGCCGAGATCATTTCGGTCATCGACGGCATCGCCTTCCAGACCAACATCCTGGCATTGAACGCCGCGGTCGAAGCCGCGCGTGCCGGCGAACAGGGCCGCGGT belongs to Pseudoxanthomonas sp. CF385 and includes:
- a CDS encoding Cache 3/Cache 2 fusion domain-containing protein, with translation MNRFARLSLGSKLSLQVTVAVALVLLLLAFVVQRQSSRAIEERALGDLDVTAQIMLESVALYDRTLTETTQRMAQSFRASLPVGDVSVDPARTTLIGDAEVPELRFGQRSVNLDFTAVDRFTEATDVVATLFVRQGDEFIRATTSLRNTENARVIGTALDHKHPAYALILEDKPYTGRARLFGQDYMTHYEPLADAEGKTVGILFVGQNYGDGLAALKDKLRTTRLGETGYFFVVDLAEGDHQGMLAAHPTSQESPYTVVVDAGSQPAMKALLEQDHGHAVLDIAPKAGDKAEPAVVAVKRFAPWKWALVAVEPRETVLASSRALTASILALSMLALVVIAALTWIGVRRVVSHPLRAAVEIAEHVAAGKLDGSIDTRRQDEVGQLLTAMHHVQTQVVSVIGAQTEMTRQHDEGAISYRIDDSRFPGEYGSMVRATNALVASHIAVKMRLVEVMQRYAVGDLSVDMDRLPGEKAVLTQTMDATKASLSAINGEIKRLASAAAAGDFSHRGDAGKYEYDFREMVDGLNRLMETTDGNLGDVSELLQAIARGDLTARMEGDFHGVFATMRDDANATVAQLTEIVGHIQDASRNINTAAGEIASGNLDLSRRTEQQAANLEETAASMEELTSTVRQNAESARQANQLAIGAAGVASQGGEVVGKVVSTMTDIEQSSKKIAEIISVIDGIAFQTNILALNAAVEAARAGEQGRGFAVVASEVRTLAQRSASAAKEIKGLIETSVEKVADGSALVNQAGATMGEIVASVQRVTDIMAEISAASQEQSAGIEQVNQTITQMDETTQQNAALVEEASAAARSMEEQAQALTESVSVFKLQAAKGAPVRRVIAEAVAPKKAVARKPAARKPEPALADGDWQEF